The following are encoded in a window of Lichenicola cladoniae genomic DNA:
- a CDS encoding type I polyketide synthase gives MFSSNVQTRVEASSLAVVGAACRLPGASNEDSFWRLLDGGQSAMGPLPAGRWHPERYFHPRRTEAGFSYSFAGGYIADPMSFDPGVFGISPREAEEMDPQQRMLLETVWSALEDGGISPGSIAGTNVGVYVGASGLDHGNLHVADPGSIDSHFMTGNTLSILSNRISYIYDLRGPSFTVDTACSSSLVAFAQAQAAIASGQIDTAIVAGVNLLLSPFPFIGFSRASMLSPTGLCRPFSAEADGYVRGEGVVAMVLTRLETAISSGRRVRAVALASGVNSDGRTNGIALPATEGQKILLDRLYGHAGLDPNRLAFVEAHGTGTRVGDPAEATAIGQALGQRRDAPLPIGSVKSNIGHLEPASGLAGLFKAILALEHRRLPASLHLAAINPAIDFTELNLALATQSLALPASGTWLAGVSSFGFGGTNAHVVIRQPESSELPGHHSHDAQGQSAELLVLSAHSRQALRDTSRAYADLIDAGSDTAQLAAAVAWQRDLAGHRIALPVAEATPDALRGFADSGGLAGGADGVAPSQHPRTCFVYSGNGSQWVGMGRAAFARNEAFRERFRAVDASFARYADWSLVDALHDPDIANSKKQAELVQPLLFAVQSALTAGLAAYGWKPDMVLGHSVGEVAAAEACGALSLDEAVRVIFHRSSQQEAAHGLGGMAVANISRDGAEALFLEGGLHGLEIAAVNSPGSVSIAGPMDAIQAFSRLARKRRIAARVLELPYPFHSSLLEKLREPLLEAFGTIASQPGRATFVSTVTGAVTPGERLDTDYWWRNVRQPVLFSAAVETAGLQGATVFVEIGPRPILHSSIADTLAEAGFSGSVIPSLIERPADGDPLLRVLARAVVLGCAVDRPRVFGARPSGRVRLPPYAWQRKTYRQAQTSEAMDLMGDAPRHPLIGSRLLSGTPEWRNLIDATVVPYLAQHRIDGEIVLPATAFAEMALAVAREVFPAGPIGLEDFDLLQWLTLQPDQMREMSVRLHGDTATVEIWSRPRHGTIEWTLHARGRIVQVASPVPAFIPPVQLPKHLTTEQVYDAASASGVSYGKLFQRVLSGERSDTLMEVELSPYEEAAGLSGRRQILHPIALDAAFHAMFDNIKRRADERYAYLPVRFGALRVERDHAIPARARVVIDRETDQSLSVGVTLYDRDGQFIAGLTGGLFRAVVLEQRARDSVFFQSQPIRLSREASGVDLHAGVIATLEQLDAQTAPDSWLYLGAFARSLAFQSLRGLFGDSAIRPTAGIVAARSVPLLRSLLATLRHAGLATEAASGWTLAAESGLPDPHDILQTLAAEFSGASSELVLAAQALAGTDRMLRTGEAPQRNAGTTERFESSSILLVPVLDAALAICIDLQARIAPEPLRILVAESFCLGILQSLAPLVQDRRVTITVIGTDQKQLNLTAARHGAIAGITFLAADPDAAAAIGPSFDLALGLALGPLFAGDTALGRAIAHRLAPGAPLCILLPPENPVFECLLGMDEDWFAQSSGARSVVGRIAAAQDDGRMIGSAGFADVRTHRLGEEVGSIIVGKTKARDVSVAMAELAPVLLLQDWPDLGEALVTAGRTVVVCKGAGMAAIVSKASGMSELVFQAYGSGQGGLDRSIAELSSVLELVRTMQCRFWVVVRGLRSDRAADIDPLAEAFWSFVRVAINEYPGLEFRLVDLALELDVEDAVRRLVALMARPGEETELLLDATGISATRMVAAPPATEAVEAVRLQLGSHGAMASFGWVEAARRAPEAGEIEIEIAASGLNFRDVMLASGLLDDDVLDDGLAGAVFGFECAGHVLRVGQGVTHLKPGDAVMGFGRESFATHGTADSRVFTRVPDGIPTIAAASIPVAFLTAWYSLVHMAQIQPGEWVLIHGAAGGVGIAAMQIARLRGARIAATVSSPEKRALAAAFGAEKIYNSRSTAFLDEIRADIGGVDVVLNSLTGEAMLASLKCLKPFGRFIELGKRDYVQNTALGLRPFRRNLSYFGVDLDQLLAANLPLVERLLAELATHFGTGALSPLPHRAFEWHEVDRAFHLMQSAGHVGKLVVRPAARPVATRIAHMPFKPKSGVHLVVGGAGGFGFETAAWLAERGAETIVIASRRGVIEQPLQARAAAIRAGGTTLLVETLDVTDADAVAALIDRLTRTHRRLAGIIHAAMVLDDGMIAGMDPVRTRAVLAPKIDGAANLDRATRGTELDYFVAFSSITTMVGNPGQGAYVAANGYLQGLMAQRRAAGLAGLAVGWGAIADAGILARDTETAARLARLTGIEAMQSRAALAHLETLLSRTGECPATNYCALLRPGDALQSLKLLQTPAFANLFATDDGVAVIEVDLATRIAGKSAGDARALVAGLVAAEVARIFRLPPEEIEMARPLDELGLDSMMSLDLRMSIEKRFGIELPVVAITAGISVNDLAARLITSLRTGPQTEDDAGLRMMQQHGLDDASLAAGMIAIDKAVRQHDVAKVLL, from the coding sequence ATGTTCTCCTCGAACGTCCAGACGCGCGTAGAGGCATCGAGTCTCGCGGTGGTCGGTGCCGCCTGCCGCCTGCCCGGCGCGTCTAACGAGGACTCGTTCTGGCGCCTGCTGGATGGCGGTCAGTCCGCGATGGGGCCGTTACCGGCAGGCCGTTGGCATCCGGAACGCTATTTCCATCCGCGCCGGACCGAGGCGGGCTTCAGCTATTCGTTCGCCGGTGGCTACATTGCCGACCCGATGAGCTTCGATCCGGGCGTCTTCGGCATCTCGCCGCGCGAGGCCGAGGAGATGGACCCGCAGCAGCGGATGCTGCTCGAGACCGTCTGGAGCGCGCTGGAGGATGGCGGCATCTCGCCGGGCTCGATCGCCGGCACCAACGTCGGCGTCTATGTCGGAGCGTCCGGACTGGACCACGGCAACCTGCATGTGGCCGATCCAGGTTCGATCGACAGCCACTTCATGACGGGCAACACGCTTTCGATCCTGTCGAATCGCATTTCCTACATCTACGACCTGCGCGGCCCGAGCTTCACCGTCGATACCGCATGCTCGTCCTCGCTGGTGGCGTTCGCGCAGGCGCAGGCGGCAATCGCCTCGGGGCAGATCGACACCGCGATCGTTGCAGGCGTCAACCTGTTGCTTTCGCCGTTTCCGTTCATCGGCTTCTCGCGCGCGTCGATGCTGTCGCCGACCGGCCTGTGCCGGCCGTTCTCCGCCGAGGCCGACGGCTATGTCCGGGGCGAGGGCGTGGTGGCGATGGTGCTGACACGCCTCGAGACCGCGATCTCGTCGGGCCGCCGGGTGCGGGCGGTGGCCCTGGCATCGGGCGTCAACTCCGATGGCCGCACCAACGGCATCGCCCTACCCGCCACCGAAGGCCAGAAGATCCTGCTCGACCGGCTCTACGGGCACGCCGGGCTCGACCCGAACCGCTTGGCATTCGTCGAGGCGCACGGTACCGGCACCAGGGTCGGCGACCCCGCCGAGGCGACCGCGATTGGCCAGGCGCTGGGCCAGCGTCGCGATGCACCGCTGCCGATCGGCTCGGTCAAGTCCAACATCGGCCATCTGGAGCCGGCCTCCGGGCTGGCAGGCCTGTTCAAGGCGATCCTGGCGCTCGAGCATCGCCGGCTGCCGGCATCACTGCATCTGGCCGCGATCAACCCGGCCATCGATTTCACCGAGCTGAACCTGGCCCTGGCGACGCAGTCGCTCGCCTTGCCGGCATCCGGCACCTGGCTCGCCGGCGTGTCCTCGTTCGGTTTCGGCGGCACCAATGCGCACGTGGTGATCCGGCAGCCCGAATCGAGTGAACTGCCTGGACATCATTCGCATGACGCCCAGGGCCAGAGCGCCGAGTTGCTCGTGCTGTCGGCGCATTCCCGACAGGCGCTGCGCGATACCAGTCGCGCCTACGCGGATCTCATCGACGCGGGCAGCGATACCGCGCAGCTCGCCGCCGCGGTAGCCTGGCAGCGCGATCTCGCCGGCCATCGCATTGCCCTGCCCGTGGCCGAGGCCACGCCGGACGCGTTGCGCGGGTTCGCCGATAGCGGCGGGCTTGCCGGTGGCGCCGACGGGGTCGCGCCGTCGCAGCACCCACGGACCTGCTTTGTCTATTCCGGCAACGGCAGCCAGTGGGTAGGCATGGGCCGTGCGGCATTCGCCCGCAACGAGGCGTTCCGCGAGCGCTTCCGGGCCGTCGATGCCAGCTTCGCGCGCTATGCGGACTGGTCGCTGGTCGATGCGCTGCACGATCCGGACATCGCAAACTCGAAGAAACAGGCCGAGCTGGTACAGCCGCTGCTGTTCGCGGTGCAGTCCGCGCTGACGGCGGGTCTCGCGGCCTATGGCTGGAAGCCGGACATGGTTCTGGGCCACAGCGTCGGCGAGGTCGCCGCGGCTGAAGCCTGCGGCGCGCTGAGCCTCGACGAGGCGGTCCGCGTCATCTTCCACCGCAGCAGCCAGCAGGAGGCCGCGCATGGGCTGGGCGGCATGGCCGTCGCCAACATCTCACGAGACGGTGCCGAGGCGCTGTTCCTCGAGGGTGGTCTGCACGGCCTCGAGATCGCCGCGGTCAACAGCCCCGGTTCGGTGAGTATCGCCGGCCCGATGGACGCGATCCAGGCGTTCTCGCGGCTGGCGCGCAAGCGCCGGATCGCCGCACGCGTTCTGGAACTGCCCTATCCGTTCCATTCGAGCCTGCTCGAGAAGCTGCGCGAACCGCTGCTGGAGGCGTTCGGCACGATCGCGTCGCAGCCCGGCCGCGCCACCTTCGTCTCCACGGTCACCGGCGCGGTCACGCCGGGCGAGCGGCTGGATACCGACTACTGGTGGCGGAATGTGCGCCAGCCGGTGCTGTTCAGCGCCGCGGTCGAGACCGCCGGCCTTCAGGGTGCGACGGTCTTCGTCGAGATCGGACCCCGCCCGATCCTCCATAGCAGCATCGCCGACACGCTGGCTGAAGCCGGCTTCAGTGGCTCGGTGATCCCGAGCCTCATCGAGAGGCCGGCCGATGGCGACCCGTTGCTCAGGGTGCTGGCACGCGCCGTGGTGCTGGGGTGTGCCGTCGACAGGCCGCGCGTGTTCGGCGCCCGGCCATCCGGCCGCGTCCGCCTGCCGCCCTATGCGTGGCAGCGCAAGACATACCGGCAGGCGCAGACCAGCGAGGCGATGGACCTGATGGGGGATGCGCCGCGTCATCCGTTGATCGGCAGCCGCCTGCTGTCCGGAACGCCCGAATGGCGCAACCTGATCGATGCGACCGTGGTGCCTTATCTCGCGCAGCACCGTATCGACGGCGAGATCGTTCTGCCCGCGACGGCCTTTGCCGAGATGGCCCTGGCGGTCGCCCGCGAGGTGTTCCCGGCCGGCCCGATCGGGCTGGAGGATTTCGACCTGCTGCAATGGCTGACGCTGCAGCCGGACCAGATGCGCGAAATGTCCGTGCGGCTGCATGGCGACACCGCCACGGTCGAAATCTGGAGCCGTCCCCGCCACGGCACCATCGAATGGACGCTGCATGCGCGCGGCCGGATCGTCCAGGTCGCCTCGCCGGTGCCTGCGTTCATTCCACCGGTGCAGCTGCCCAAGCACCTGACCACCGAACAGGTATACGACGCCGCCAGCGCCAGCGGCGTCAGCTATGGGAAGTTGTTCCAGCGCGTGCTCAGCGGCGAGCGCAGCGATACGCTGATGGAAGTCGAACTGTCGCCATACGAGGAGGCGGCGGGCCTGTCCGGTCGTCGCCAGATCCTGCACCCGATCGCGCTCGATGCCGCCTTCCACGCCATGTTCGACAACATCAAGCGGCGGGCGGACGAGCGCTATGCCTACCTGCCGGTACGGTTCGGCGCGCTGCGGGTCGAACGCGACCACGCCATTCCCGCCCGCGCGCGGGTGGTGATCGACCGGGAGACCGACCAGTCGCTGTCGGTCGGCGTCACCCTCTACGACCGCGACGGACAGTTCATCGCTGGACTGACCGGTGGATTGTTCCGCGCCGTGGTGCTGGAACAGCGCGCGCGCGACAGCGTGTTCTTTCAGTCGCAGCCGATCCGCCTGTCGCGCGAGGCATCCGGGGTCGATCTGCATGCAGGCGTGATCGCGACACTCGAGCAGCTCGACGCTCAGACGGCGCCCGACTCCTGGCTCTATCTCGGTGCGTTCGCCCGGTCCCTGGCGTTCCAGAGCCTGCGCGGCCTGTTCGGCGATTCAGCGATCCGGCCGACTGCCGGAATCGTCGCGGCACGCTCGGTGCCATTGCTCAGGAGCCTGCTCGCCACCTTGCGGCACGCCGGACTTGCCACGGAGGCGGCTTCCGGCTGGACCCTGGCGGCCGAGAGCGGATTGCCGGACCCGCACGACATCCTGCAGACCTTGGCCGCCGAGTTTTCCGGCGCCAGCTCCGAGCTTGTGCTGGCCGCGCAGGCACTGGCAGGCACGGACCGCATGCTGCGGACCGGCGAGGCGCCGCAACGCAATGCCGGCACGACCGAGCGGTTCGAGAGCAGCTCGATCCTGCTGGTGCCGGTGCTGGATGCAGCACTTGCGATCTGCATCGACCTGCAGGCCCGGATCGCACCTGAACCCCTGCGCATCCTGGTTGCGGAGTCGTTCTGCCTGGGCATCCTGCAGAGCCTGGCGCCGCTGGTGCAGGATCGCCGCGTGACGATCACCGTCATCGGCACCGATCAGAAGCAGCTCAACCTGACCGCCGCACGGCACGGCGCGATCGCCGGCATCACCTTCCTGGCGGCCGATCCCGACGCGGCGGCCGCCATCGGGCCGTCCTTCGACTTGGCCCTTGGCCTGGCGCTCGGCCCGCTCTTCGCCGGCGATACGGCACTCGGGCGTGCCATTGCCCATCGCCTCGCCCCCGGTGCCCCTCTCTGTATCCTGCTACCTCCCGAAAACCCGGTGTTCGAGTGCCTGCTCGGCATGGACGAGGACTGGTTCGCGCAGTCATCCGGTGCGCGATCCGTCGTCGGTCGCATCGCGGCGGCACAGGATGACGGCCGGATGATCGGGAGCGCCGGGTTCGCCGACGTCCGGACGCATCGGCTCGGCGAAGAGGTCGGCAGCATCATCGTCGGCAAGACCAAGGCTCGCGATGTCTCTGTCGCCATGGCGGAACTGGCGCCAGTACTGTTGCTGCAGGACTGGCCGGATCTCGGCGAGGCGCTGGTCACCGCCGGTCGTACCGTCGTCGTGTGCAAGGGCGCCGGGATGGCGGCGATCGTCTCCAAGGCCAGCGGCATGAGCGAGCTGGTGTTCCAGGCCTACGGATCCGGGCAAGGCGGCCTGGACCGGTCGATCGCGGAGCTTTCGTCCGTGCTCGAACTCGTCCGCACCATGCAATGCCGGTTCTGGGTCGTCGTGCGCGGCCTGCGGTCCGACCGGGCGGCCGACATCGATCCGCTTGCGGAGGCGTTCTGGAGCTTCGTCCGCGTCGCGATCAATGAATATCCAGGACTCGAGTTCAGGCTGGTCGATCTTGCGCTGGAGCTCGACGTCGAGGACGCGGTGCGACGCCTGGTGGCACTCATGGCCCGGCCCGGTGAGGAAACCGAGCTGCTGCTGGACGCGACCGGCATCTCGGCCACCCGGATGGTCGCTGCCCCGCCTGCCACCGAAGCCGTCGAGGCGGTGCGCCTGCAGCTAGGCTCGCATGGCGCCATGGCGAGTTTCGGCTGGGTGGAAGCTGCTCGTCGCGCACCCGAGGCCGGCGAGATCGAAATCGAGATCGCCGCATCCGGTCTCAACTTTCGCGATGTCATGCTGGCCAGCGGCCTGCTCGACGACGACGTGCTGGATGACGGGCTGGCCGGCGCGGTGTTCGGTTTCGAGTGCGCCGGCCATGTGCTCAGGGTCGGTCAGGGCGTCACCCATCTCAAACCGGGCGACGCCGTCATGGGTTTCGGACGGGAGAGCTTCGCGACCCACGGCACCGCCGATTCGCGCGTGTTTACGCGGGTTCCGGATGGCATCCCGACCATTGCCGCCGCGAGCATTCCGGTGGCCTTCCTGACCGCCTGGTATTCCCTGGTCCACATGGCCCAGATCCAGCCCGGCGAATGGGTGCTGATCCATGGCGCGGCCGGCGGAGTGGGGATCGCCGCGATGCAGATCGCCCGACTGCGCGGCGCGCGCATCGCCGCCACCGTCAGCTCGCCGGAGAAGCGCGCGCTGGCCGCGGCGTTCGGTGCCGAGAAGATCTACAACTCGCGCAGCACCGCATTTCTCGACGAGATCCGCGCGGATATCGGCGGCGTCGATGTCGTGCTGAACTCCCTCACCGGGGAAGCCATGCTGGCGAGCCTGAAATGCCTCAAGCCGTTCGGTCGCTTCATCGAACTCGGCAAGCGCGACTACGTGCAGAATACGGCACTCGGACTGCGGCCGTTCCGTCGAAATTTAAGCTATTTCGGCGTCGATCTCGACCAGCTTCTCGCCGCCAACCTGCCGCTGGTCGAACGCCTGCTGGCGGAACTCGCGACGCATTTCGGCACCGGCGCGTTGTCGCCGTTGCCGCATCGCGCATTCGAGTGGCACGAGGTCGATCGCGCGTTCCACCTCATGCAATCGGCCGGGCATGTCGGCAAGCTCGTCGTACGCCCGGCTGCACGCCCGGTCGCCACACGCATCGCCCACATGCCGTTCAAGCCGAAATCCGGCGTGCATCTGGTCGTCGGCGGTGCCGGCGGGTTCGGCTTCGAGACCGCTGCCTGGCTTGCCGAACGCGGAGCCGAGACCATCGTCATCGCATCGCGCCGCGGCGTGATCGAGCAGCCGTTGCAGGCGCGCGCCGCGGCGATCCGGGCCGGCGGCACGACCCTCCTGGTCGAGACACTCGACGTGACCGACGCGGACGCGGTCGCGGCGTTGATCGACCGGCTGACGCGCACGCATAGGCGTCTGGCGGGCATCATCCATGCCGCCATGGTGCTGGATGACGGCATGATCGCCGGCATGGACCCGGTCCGCACGCGCGCGGTGCTGGCGCCCAAGATCGACGGCGCCGCCAATCTCGATCGTGCGACGCGCGGAACGGAACTTGATTATTTCGTGGCCTTCTCGTCGATCACCACGATGGTCGGCAATCCGGGCCAGGGCGCCTACGTCGCCGCGAACGGCTACCTGCAGGGGCTGATGGCGCAACGGCGTGCGGCAGGCCTTGCCGGACTTGCGGTCGGCTGGGGCGCCATCGCGGATGCCGGAATCCTTGCCCGCGATACGGAAACCGCTGCACGGCTGGCGCGGCTGACCGGTATCGAGGCGATGCAGTCCCGGGCGGCGCTGGCTCATCTGGAAACCTTGCTGTCCAGAACGGGCGAGTGTCCAGCAACAAACTATTGCGCGCTGCTCCGTCCGGGCGACGCGCTGCAGAGCCTGAAACTGCTGCAGACCCCGGCATTCGCAAACCTGTTCGCTACCGACGACGGTGTCGCCGTGATCGAGGTCGACCTTGCCACCCGCATCGCCGGCAAGAGCGCGGGCGACGCCCGTGCCCTGGTCGCCGGTCTCGTGGCCGCCGAGGTTGCACGTATTTTCCGCCTGCCCCCCGAAGAGATCGAAATGGCCCGCCCGCTCGACGAACTTGGACTGGATTCGATGATGAGCCTGGACTTACGCATGAGCATCGAGAAACGCTTCGGGATCGAACTGCCGGTCGTCGCGATCACCGCCGGTATCAGTGTGAACGATCTCGCCGCGCGGCTGATCACCAGCCTGCGCACCGGTCCGCAGACGGAGGACGATGCCGGCCTGCGCATGATGCAGCAGCACGGCCTGGACGACGCCAGCCTGGCCGCCGGAATGATCGCGATCGACAAGGCTGTCAGACAGCACGATGTCGCGAAAGTCCTGCTATGA
- a CDS encoding aminotransferase class I/II-fold pyridoxal phosphate-dependent enzyme, translating to MSMDVSNGRLSGSAKSALLDTMRRAGPAKDTEQAAFVGHTGRDMSFESIPAYQNLRSQRAMADALGLRFPFYQPHDVRAGARSVIDGNRVVNFASYDYLGLNGHPEITSAVADATAEWGTSVSASRITAGERDFHRDLEQSLADIYESEAALVFVSGHATAVSTIAALLGPKDLILHDALIHNCIVVGAQLCGATRRSFAHNDMAALEDILAGSRERFERVLVVSEGLYSMDGDGPDLARLVAIKEQYDCWLMVDDAHALGILGKTGRGIFEMAGVDPKRVDIWLGTLSKTLVSCGGYVTGSRALVDYLKLTAPGMVYSVGLPAPACIAASTAIRLMLREPERVARLQANGRRFLDTARAAGLDVGTSWGYAVVPIILGDSLRTLTLADRLLGRGYNAFPIIPPGVPERSARLRFFISSEHTDAELDGAVVAICEELAVIDGGGNTPRMTARPKMPEIVS from the coding sequence ATGAGCATGGATGTTTCCAATGGTCGCCTGAGCGGGAGCGCGAAATCCGCCCTGCTCGACACCATGCGGCGCGCCGGTCCTGCGAAGGACACCGAGCAGGCTGCGTTCGTCGGGCACACCGGTCGCGACATGTCGTTCGAGAGCATCCCCGCGTATCAGAACCTGCGCAGTCAGCGGGCCATGGCCGACGCGTTGGGCCTGCGCTTCCCGTTCTATCAGCCCCACGATGTCCGTGCCGGCGCGCGCAGCGTCATCGACGGCAACCGCGTGGTCAACTTCGCCTCGTACGATTATCTCGGCCTCAACGGCCATCCCGAGATCACCAGCGCTGTCGCCGACGCGACCGCGGAATGGGGCACCAGCGTATCGGCCAGCCGGATCACCGCGGGCGAGCGCGATTTCCACCGGGATCTGGAACAGTCGCTTGCCGACATCTACGAGTCGGAAGCTGCGCTGGTGTTCGTCAGCGGCCATGCCACGGCGGTCTCGACCATCGCCGCGTTGCTGGGGCCCAAGGACCTGATCCTGCACGATGCCCTGATCCATAATTGCATCGTGGTCGGTGCACAGCTCTGCGGCGCCACGCGGCGGTCGTTCGCGCATAACGACATGGCGGCACTCGAGGATATCCTGGCCGGCAGCCGCGAGCGGTTCGAGCGCGTGCTGGTGGTGTCCGAAGGCCTGTACTCGATGGACGGCGACGGTCCCGATCTCGCGCGCCTCGTCGCCATCAAGGAGCAGTATGATTGCTGGCTGATGGTCGACGACGCCCACGCGTTGGGGATTCTCGGAAAGACCGGCCGCGGCATCTTCGAGATGGCAGGCGTCGATCCGAAACGCGTCGACATCTGGCTCGGCACCCTGTCGAAAACGCTGGTCAGTTGCGGCGGCTACGTCACCGGCAGCCGCGCGCTGGTCGACTACCTCAAGCTGACCGCGCCCGGCATGGTCTATAGCGTCGGCCTGCCCGCTCCCGCCTGCATCGCAGCATCGACCGCGATCCGGTTGATGCTGCGCGAACCGGAGCGTGTGGCACGGCTGCAGGCCAACGGCCGACGGTTCCTCGATACCGCCCGCGCGGCGGGCCTCGATGTCGGCACCAGCTGGGGCTACGCGGTCGTCCCGATCATCCTGGGCGATTCGCTTCGCACCCTCACCCTCGCCGACCGGCTGCTCGGCCGTGGCTACAACGCGTTTCCGATCATCCCGCCCGGGGTGCCCGAACGGTCGGCGCGGTTGCGTTTCTTCATCTCCTCCGAACATACCGACGCCGAGCTCGACGGGGCAGTCGTCGCCATCTGCGAGGAACTGGCCGTCATCGATGGCGGCGGAAATACGCCCCGCATGACGGCCAGGCCTAAGATGCCGGAGATCGTATCCTGA
- a CDS encoding SDR family NAD(P)-dependent oxidoreductase produces MFGNIVITGASSGIGAALAKLYAGPGVALGVVGRDPGRLGAVGTDLRAAGAEVREGLFDLRDRPALTGFLAGFEADHPVDLLIVNAGVLDGRRADGALETADAARRVIDINLLGAVDTVQAVLPSMLGRGRGHIVLVSSLAALSPVADAPAYSASKAGLLAYGKALRAALAGTGVHVSVVCPGYVESAMTDSHIGKQPGKMSSEAAARLIATGIARRKQVIGFPRVLYMLALITPFVPEAINRLATKDIRFHVDPR; encoded by the coding sequence GTGTTCGGCAACATTGTGATTACCGGTGCCTCCAGCGGCATCGGCGCGGCATTGGCGAAACTCTATGCCGGTCCCGGCGTCGCGCTGGGTGTGGTCGGGCGCGACCCTGGCCGGCTCGGTGCGGTCGGCACAGATCTGCGTGCGGCCGGGGCCGAGGTTCGCGAAGGCCTGTTCGACCTGCGCGATCGTCCGGCCCTGACCGGGTTCCTCGCCGGGTTCGAGGCAGACCACCCGGTCGACCTCCTGATCGTCAACGCTGGCGTTCTGGATGGCAGGCGGGCAGACGGCGCCCTGGAAACCGCCGATGCGGCGCGGCGTGTCATCGACATCAACCTGCTCGGCGCCGTCGATACAGTACAGGCGGTGCTGCCTTCCATGCTCGGTCGGGGCCGCGGTCATATCGTGCTGGTAAGCTCGCTGGCGGCCCTGTCGCCGGTGGCAGATGCACCCGCCTACAGCGCCAGCAAGGCCGGGCTGCTGGCCTACGGCAAGGCGCTGCGTGCGGCGCTGGCAGGGACCGGCGTCCATGTGTCGGTGGTGTGTCCCGGCTATGTCGAGAGCGCGATGACCGATAGCCATATCGGCAAGCAGCCCGGCAAGATGAGTTCCGAGGCTGCCGCGCGCCTGATCGCCACCGGCATCGCGCGCAGGAAGCAGGTGATCGGTTTTCCGCGCGTGCTCTACATGCTGGCCTTGATCACCCCGTTCGTGCCGGAAGCGATCAATCGGCTGGCGACCAAGGATATACGGTTCCACGTGGATCCACGCTGA
- a CDS encoding CPBP family intramembrane glutamic endopeptidase has translation MMRGSLPTRAGSIRSWLCLVFLVAAYFAFDPAADAIYRPLAHVFGWHMIADRLMGLPPYALLMVVRLGLDLVVVFGVHAILVRRLNGFPLTGPRMASRTLLGFATGLLVMAGAILLIIETGHATVRLAQQSAAASLVSGSGWLFFDFVGAMGEELYGRVAVLLVAERLFGRKGAILVSGLMFSVVHLGNPGVSWIWLLRIFLQGALLAYAVYRTGSFWWATGYHTGWNWASAPLFGAAGSGYLDRGHLLDFTPHGSGLITGGVVGPEGSVFAFVAVLCAFGLLTVTTSRSPQKRRPAR, from the coding sequence ATGATGCGCGGGTCGTTGCCGACCAGGGCGGGTTCGATCAGATCCTGGCTCTGCCTCGTGTTTCTCGTTGCCGCCTACTTTGCTTTCGATCCTGCTGCAGACGCGATCTACCGGCCGCTGGCGCATGTGTTCGGCTGGCACATGATCGCCGACAGGCTGATGGGGCTGCCGCCCTACGCCTTGCTCATGGTGGTGAGGCTCGGTCTGGATCTCGTCGTCGTATTCGGCGTGCACGCGATACTGGTCCGCCGGCTGAACGGTTTTCCGCTGACCGGACCTCGCATGGCGAGCCGGACACTGCTCGGTTTCGCCACCGGTCTTCTCGTCATGGCCGGCGCGATCCTGCTCATCATCGAGACCGGTCATGCAACGGTGCGACTGGCTCAGCAGTCGGCTGCTGCGTCTTTGGTCAGCGGCTCCGGCTGGCTCTTCTTCGACTTTGTCGGTGCAATGGGGGAGGAGCTTTATGGACGCGTGGCGGTCCTGCTTGTCGCCGAGCGGCTGTTCGGTCGGAAAGGCGCCATTCTCGTATCAGGCTTGATGTTCTCGGTTGTGCATCTGGGCAATCCCGGGGTGAGCTGGATCTGGCTGCTGCGGATTTTCCTGCAGGGCGCGTTGCTTGCGTATGCCGTCTATCGCACCGGGTCGTTCTGGTGGGCGACCGGCTATCATACCGGCTGGAACTGGGCGAGCGCCCCGCTGTTCGGAGCGGCCGGCAGCGGATATCTCGATCGCGGTCACCTTCTCGACTTCACGCCGCACGGCTCCGGCTTGATCACGGGTGGCGTGGTCGGACCCGAGGGAAGCGTGTTCGCCTTCGTCGCCGTACTGTGCGCTTTCGGCTTGCTGACCGTCACCACGAGTCGATCGCCGCAGAAACGACGCCCGGCTCGATAA